A region of Pempheris klunzingeri isolate RE-2024b chromosome 15, fPemKlu1.hap1, whole genome shotgun sequence DNA encodes the following proteins:
- the LOC139214749 gene encoding carboxyl-terminal PDZ ligand of neuronal nitric oxide synthase protein-like, with translation MPGVTKYNLVDDAHDLRIPMHNEEVFKHGVCFEAKYIGSLEVGRPGSRMEIVAAMRRIRYEFKLKNIKKKKVNIVVSTDSVKVILRKKKKRKGWSWDENAILVTQDPIYRIFYVSHDAQDLKIFSYIARDGQSNIFRCNVFKSKRKSQAMRIVRTVGQAFDVCHQLTLQQKSDDQEDEEGQAEESEAVPAKKRFALSEETDLEATTEESIECASSSDLEKSKKDEAVGSDGKLSSDPSLLLSTPVLGASVSDQSAAEASCSEEHQVQLLQKQLQQQEQQALAASAQVHVLQEQLSVEVCARTEAQARVQRLLQQNTDLLQHISLLVKQIQELELKAAGQLTSMGSQDSLLEITFRAKPPSMPREALNSSSSTGAIAAQSMLQISDGAWVSALPGPCSPGAVATDTSPLGLGGSGVRLECFRFTSRGPDSQEQGQDTGETPSDGAPDESSLLGEQVLGALELLRFRESGIGSEYESNTDESDDRDSWGQGEGAGAEGAARLLNVLNAESLPDCLGDEMAV, from the exons ATGCCAGGGGTAACCAAGTACAATTTAGTGGATGACGCGCACGATTTGAGGATCCCCATGCACAACGAGGAGGTGTTTAAGCATGGGGTCTGCTTCGAGGCAAAG TACATCGGCAGTTTGGAGGTGGGCCGCCCCGGCAGCCGAATGGAGATAGTCGCTGCGATGAGGAGAATCCGA TATGAATTCAAACTGAAgaatataaagaaaaagaaggtcAACATTGTCGTATCCACCGATAGTGTCAAAGTGATTCTgcgcaagaagaagaag AGAAAAGGGTGGTCATGGGATGAGAATGCCATCTTGGTGACACAGGATCCCATCTACAG GATCTTCTATGTCTCACATGATGCCCAAGACCTGAAGATCTTCAGTTACATAGCCAGAGACGGACAGAGCAACATTTTCCGCTGCAATGTGTTCAAGTCAAAGAGGAAA TCTCAGGCTATGAGGATCGTGCGGACGGTGGGTCAGGCGTTCGATGTGTGTCACCAGCTGACCCTGCAGCAGAAAAGCGATGAccaggaggacgaggaggggCAGGCGGAGGAATCGGAGGCAGTGCCAG CAAAGAAGAGGTTTGCATTGTCGGAGGAGACTGACCTTGAAGCCACTACAGAGGAGAGCATTGAGTGTGCCTCTTCATCAGACCTGGAGAAGAGCAAAAAGGACGAGGCTGTCGGGAGCGATGGCAAG ctgtccaGCGACCCGTCTCTCCTGCTGAGCACCCCCGTCCTTGGAGCCTCGGTGTCGGatcagtcagcagcagaggCTTCCTGCTCTGAGGAGCACCAGGTTCAGCTCCtccagaaacagctgcagcagcaggaacaacaGGCACTGGCAGCTTCGGCACAG GTCCATGTGCTACAGGAGCAGCTGTCGGTGGAGGTGTGTGCACGGACTGAAGCCCAGGCCAGAGTGCAGAGGCTTCTGCAGCAGAACACCGACCTGCTGCAACACATTTCCCTGCTGGTCAAACAGATACAGGAACTGGAGCTCAAAGCTGCCGGACAGTTGACATCGA TGGGCTCCCAGGACAGTCTTCTGGAGATCACTTTCCGTGCCAAGCCCCCCAGCATGCCCCGTGAAGCCCTCAACTCTTCGTCATCCACGGGCGCCATAGCAGCTCAGTCCATGCTCCAGATTAGTGATGGTGCCTGGGTCTCCGCTCTCCCCGGGCCCTGCTCTCCAGGCGCCGTGGCCACCGACACCAGCCCTCTGGGCCTCGGCGGCAGCGGAGTTCGTCTGGAGTGCTTCCGCTTCACCTCACGGGGGCCGGACAGCCAGGAGCAGGGCCAGGACACGGGGGAGACTCCCAGCGACGGAGCCCCCGATGAGAGCTCGTTGCTGGGGGAGCAGGTCCTGGGGGCCCTTGAGCTGCTCCGGTTTAGGGAGTCAGGGATCGGATCGGAGTACGAATCGAACACAGATGAGAGCGATGACCGGGACAGCTGGGGACAGGGGGAGGGCGCGGGGGCCGAAGGTGCGGCTCGACTCTTAAACGTGCTGAATGCAGAGAGTCTGCCGGACTGCTTAGGGGATGAGATGGCTGTGTAG